The proteins below are encoded in one region of Holophagaceae bacterium:
- a CDS encoding TRASH domain-containing protein — MYTTLIFSALAAIASPTTGGPTNTICPVLGNAVTPGKSPIVKVKGHEYYVCCAGCDKQLLADPSKYLEQDGTPKNAKKDKAPEAPKEPSEHKH, encoded by the coding sequence ATGTACACAACCCTCATCTTCAGTGCCCTGGCTGCTATCGCCAGTCCCACCACGGGCGGGCCAACCAACACGATCTGCCCCGTCCTGGGGAACGCCGTAACTCCCGGCAAGAGCCCCATCGTCAAAGTGAAGGGGCACGAATACTACGTCTGCTGCGCGGGATGCGACAAGCAGCTCTTGGCTGATCCATCAAAATATCTCGAACAGGATGGGACGCCCAAGAACGCGAAAAAGGACAAGGCTCCCGAGGCCCCGAA
- a CDS encoding aminotransferase class V-fold PLP-dependent enzyme yields MATPLNPSSFLEERFLAEYAMYAQTRHLDAARAKDYARLDENHQVYLDYSGSGLYAESQLQGHLSYLSHHVLGNPHSLSPASRLTSQDLEEARREVLDFFRADPVDYTVIFTSNASGALKLVGESYPFQAGGRLLLSSDNHNSMNGIREFAKRKGCETTYAPLTLPEMRLDEGALEFALASSHNGAPRLFGYPARSNFSGVLHSPEWIALAHGYGWDVLLDAAAFVPSHRLEVSHWKPDFVSISFYKMFGYPTGVGCLLAQREALSKLRRPWFAGGTVTAASVQGDRHYFAEGEQAFEDGTVNFLDLPAVTQGLRYLDSLGLESIGVRGLCLTGWMLEQMQQLKHQNGLPAVRIYGPSDTNQRGATITFNLLDPQGNLVDHREVMLRAESLRISLRTGCFCNPGSGETALGLGKEELEDCFSLPEHEHHFNPEDFLHCIEGKGSGAVRISFGLASNFEDARCFLALLEDFCPSLRDGFSSSVFSNPEAQRLHS; encoded by the coding sequence ATGGCAACGCCGCTGAATCCCAGCTCGTTCCTAGAGGAACGCTTTCTCGCTGAATACGCGATGTACGCCCAGACTCGCCACCTGGACGCCGCCCGGGCCAAGGACTACGCCCGTCTGGATGAGAATCATCAGGTCTACCTGGATTATTCCGGGTCGGGTCTTTACGCCGAATCCCAGCTCCAGGGACACCTGTCCTATCTCTCCCATCACGTGTTGGGAAATCCCCACTCTTTGAGTCCTGCTTCCCGGCTCACCTCGCAGGACTTGGAGGAAGCACGGAGGGAGGTCCTTGATTTCTTCCGGGCCGATCCGGTGGATTACACCGTGATCTTCACCTCCAACGCCTCGGGGGCCTTGAAGCTGGTGGGGGAATCCTATCCCTTCCAGGCCGGAGGGCGCCTACTCCTGTCTTCCGACAACCACAACTCCATGAATGGCATCCGGGAATTCGCGAAGAGAAAGGGGTGCGAAACCACCTACGCCCCCCTGACCCTCCCTGAGATGCGTTTGGACGAAGGCGCTCTAGAATTTGCGCTAGCCTCCTCCCACAACGGCGCCCCACGTCTTTTCGGTTATCCCGCGCGTTCTAACTTTTCCGGTGTCCTGCACTCGCCTGAATGGATCGCTCTGGCCCACGGCTATGGATGGGACGTGCTCTTGGATGCCGCGGCCTTCGTCCCTTCGCATCGCCTGGAGGTCAGCCATTGGAAACCGGATTTCGTATCCATCTCCTTCTATAAAATGTTTGGCTATCCAACAGGAGTGGGCTGCCTCTTGGCCCAACGCGAGGCCCTCTCCAAACTGCGACGCCCCTGGTTCGCGGGAGGAACCGTCACCGCCGCCTCGGTCCAGGGAGACCGCCATTACTTCGCGGAGGGCGAGCAGGCCTTCGAGGATGGAACCGTTAATTTCCTGGACCTTCCCGCAGTCACTCAGGGACTCCGCTACCTCGACTCCCTGGGTCTCGAATCCATCGGCGTTCGCGGGCTATGCCTGACGGGCTGGATGCTGGAGCAGATGCAACAACTCAAGCATCAGAATGGCCTTCCCGCCGTTCGCATCTATGGGCCCTCGGACACGAATCAACGGGGTGCGACGATCACGTTCAACCTTCTTGATCCTCAGGGGAACCTCGTGGATCACCGCGAGGTCATGCTCAGAGCCGAATCTCTTCGAATCTCATTGCGCACGGGTTGTTTCTGCAACCCCGGATCGGGCGAGACCGCCCTGGGCCTTGGGAAAGAGGAACTGGAAGATTGCTTCAGCCTTCCAGAGCACGAGCACCACTTCAATCCAGAAGACTTTCTACATTGCATCGAAGGGAAGGGTTCGGGGGCGGTGCGAATCTCCTTCGGCCTTGCCAGCAATTTCGAGGATGCGCGCTGCTTCTTAGCCCTTCTGGAGGATTTTTGCCCCAGTCTTCGCGACGGGTTTTCATCGTCTGTCTTTTCCAACCCTGAGGCTCAACGCCTCCATTCATAA
- a CDS encoding efflux RND transporter permease subunit, producing the protein MHGNSAYDPEHPTFLQKIIRFSAENRWLVMAATALALAMSFWTMRNIPLDAVPDLSDTQVIVYSKWDRSPDLVEDQVTYPIVTSLLGAPKVKTVRALSDFGFSYVYVIFEDGTDIYWARSRVLEYLSKISSNLPPGVKTELGPDATSVGWVYQYALVDHSGQHSTDEIRSYQDWFLRYSLQSVPGVAEVATIGGQSRQFQVSINPNKLASYKISIETVIQAVKGANAEVGGRLVEFSGREYMVRGRGYVKSTKDLESAVLKAENGTPVRLSDVATVSLGPEMRRGIADLDGHGDVVGGIVVMRQGENALNVIERVKTRIAELKVSLPKGVEVVPVYDRSELIERSIKTVKHKLIEEMIVVSIIILIFLWHVPSAIVPIITIPVSVALAFIPMYGIGQNANLMSLAGIAISIGVLVDGAIVEVENAYRKIEKWIEAGKPGDFYHVRLEALMEVGPSVFFSLLVVAVSFLPIFTLMDQEGRLFKPLAFSKNFAMGIAALLALTLDPAMRMLFARVEPFTFKPKWLAWTFTQVAVGKYYSEEKHPISVFLHRIYEPPCRFVIRHAKATIAVAFLLVLATIPAFMGLGSEFMPPLNEGTLLYMPSTLPGISQTEAQRILQVQDRLIRTVPEVGSVFGKAGRADTATDPAPFSMMETVIVLKPEEQWREKPRWFSSWAPDWGKSMLRPFWRDRITQEEIVAELDRVVKLPAIPNAWTMPIKARLDMLSTGIRTPVGLKINGADLDVIQKIAVDAESILQRVPGTRSAFAERTAQGYFLDFVLKREQLARYGLSVEQANMMVMTAIGGDNQSTVFDGRARYPINVRYARDYRESPEALKRVLVPLPNGSTIPMAEIAELKWTTGPAMIRDENALLAGYVLVDFDTSKTDVGTYVDQAKKAIETELKLPAGYSLSWSGQYENMIRVKERLKLILPITLVLIFGLLYANTKSAFKASIVMSAVPFSAIGAFWLLYFLDYNMSIAVWVGLIALMGLDAETGVFMLLFLDLSHDEAKEAGKLNTKADLVEAIIHGAVKRIRPKAMTVFAAFIGLLPIMWSTGTGADLMKRIAAPMVGGLATSFILELLVYPAVYYLWKNARWWMDQSPPIPRLNLAWQSHDSPGPRCFHS; encoded by the coding sequence ATGCACGGAAACAGCGCCTACGATCCCGAACACCCGACTTTCCTGCAAAAGATCATCCGGTTCTCGGCGGAGAACCGCTGGCTGGTCATGGCGGCCACCGCCCTGGCCTTGGCCATGTCCTTCTGGACCATGCGGAACATCCCCCTGGACGCCGTGCCGGATCTTTCCGACACGCAGGTCATCGTCTACTCCAAATGGGATCGCAGCCCCGACCTGGTGGAAGACCAGGTCACCTATCCCATCGTTACCAGCCTCCTCGGCGCGCCCAAGGTGAAAACGGTGCGCGCGCTCTCGGACTTCGGATTCTCTTACGTGTACGTCATCTTCGAGGATGGAACGGACATCTACTGGGCCAGGTCCCGGGTGCTCGAATACCTGAGCAAGATCTCATCGAACCTCCCTCCTGGCGTGAAAACAGAATTGGGACCGGACGCCACGAGCGTTGGTTGGGTCTACCAGTACGCTTTGGTGGATCACTCAGGCCAACACAGCACGGACGAGATCCGGTCCTATCAAGACTGGTTTCTGCGCTACTCGCTCCAGAGCGTGCCCGGAGTGGCTGAAGTGGCAACCATCGGCGGCCAATCCAGGCAGTTCCAGGTCAGCATCAACCCGAACAAACTGGCGTCCTACAAAATCTCAATCGAGACCGTGATCCAGGCCGTGAAGGGTGCGAATGCCGAAGTCGGTGGGCGCCTGGTCGAATTCAGCGGGCGCGAGTACATGGTCAGAGGTCGAGGCTATGTGAAGAGCACGAAGGACCTCGAAAGCGCCGTCCTCAAGGCGGAGAATGGAACACCAGTCCGCCTCAGCGATGTAGCCACTGTCAGCCTTGGTCCAGAGATGCGCAGGGGCATCGCGGATTTAGACGGGCACGGCGATGTGGTTGGCGGCATCGTGGTGATGCGACAGGGAGAGAACGCGCTCAATGTCATCGAACGGGTGAAAACCCGCATCGCTGAACTGAAGGTCAGCCTACCCAAGGGCGTTGAGGTGGTCCCCGTCTATGACCGCTCGGAACTGATCGAGCGCTCCATCAAAACCGTGAAGCACAAGCTGATCGAAGAGATGATCGTCGTTTCGATCATCATCCTGATCTTCCTCTGGCATGTCCCCTCCGCCATCGTGCCCATCATCACCATCCCAGTCTCGGTGGCGCTTGCATTCATCCCTATGTATGGGATCGGCCAAAACGCAAACCTCATGAGCCTGGCAGGCATCGCCATCTCCATCGGCGTGCTGGTGGATGGCGCCATCGTGGAGGTGGAAAACGCCTACCGGAAGATTGAGAAGTGGATAGAGGCCGGGAAGCCCGGCGACTTCTACCATGTCCGCCTCGAAGCTTTGATGGAGGTCGGCCCCAGCGTCTTCTTCAGCCTGCTGGTGGTGGCGGTGAGCTTTCTGCCCATCTTCACGCTGATGGATCAGGAAGGCCGGCTCTTCAAGCCGCTGGCCTTCTCCAAGAACTTCGCCATGGGCATCGCCGCGCTCTTGGCGCTTACCCTGGACCCGGCCATGCGCATGCTCTTCGCCCGGGTCGAACCTTTCACCTTCAAGCCCAAATGGCTGGCCTGGACGTTCACTCAAGTCGCGGTCGGGAAGTACTACTCGGAAGAAAAACACCCCATCAGTGTCTTCCTCCACCGGATCTACGAACCCCCTTGCCGCTTCGTGATCAGGCACGCCAAGGCGACCATCGCGGTGGCCTTCCTGCTGGTCCTCGCCACCATCCCGGCCTTCATGGGCCTGGGCAGCGAATTCATGCCGCCCCTGAACGAGGGCACGCTGCTCTACATGCCCTCGACCCTGCCGGGAATCAGCCAAACCGAGGCCCAGCGAATCCTTCAAGTACAGGACCGATTGATCCGGACGGTCCCCGAAGTGGGGAGCGTGTTCGGCAAAGCCGGGCGGGCCGATACCGCCACGGACCCCGCACCCTTCTCCATGATGGAGACGGTCATCGTGCTGAAGCCCGAAGAACAATGGCGCGAAAAACCCCGGTGGTTTTCCTCCTGGGCCCCGGACTGGGGGAAGTCCATGCTTCGCCCCTTCTGGCGGGACCGCATCACCCAGGAGGAAATCGTCGCGGAACTGGACCGTGTGGTGAAGCTTCCGGCCATTCCCAACGCCTGGACCATGCCCATCAAGGCGCGCCTCGACATGCTTTCCACGGGCATCCGCACGCCGGTGGGCCTGAAGATCAACGGCGCTGATCTGGATGTCATCCAGAAGATCGCCGTGGACGCTGAAAGCATCCTTCAGCGCGTGCCGGGCACCCGCAGCGCTTTCGCCGAGCGCACCGCCCAGGGCTACTTCCTGGACTTCGTCCTCAAGCGCGAGCAGCTGGCGCGGTACGGCCTCAGCGTCGAGCAGGCCAACATGATGGTGATGACCGCCATCGGCGGCGACAACCAGAGCACGGTCTTCGATGGCCGGGCGCGGTACCCCATCAATGTCCGCTATGCCCGGGACTACCGCGAGTCCCCGGAGGCCCTGAAGCGCGTGCTGGTGCCCCTGCCGAACGGGTCCACCATCCCCATGGCGGAGATCGCCGAGCTGAAATGGACCACGGGTCCCGCCATGATCCGGGACGAGAACGCACTGCTCGCGGGTTATGTCCTGGTTGACTTCGACACGTCCAAGACCGACGTGGGAACCTACGTGGACCAGGCCAAGAAGGCCATCGAAACGGAGCTGAAGCTTCCCGCTGGCTACAGCCTCAGCTGGAGCGGCCAGTACGAGAACATGATCCGCGTGAAAGAACGGCTGAAGCTCATTCTGCCGATCACGCTGGTGCTGATCTTCGGCCTGCTCTACGCGAACACGAAGTCGGCCTTCAAGGCGTCCATCGTGATGTCGGCGGTGCCCTTCAGCGCCATCGGCGCCTTCTGGCTGCTGTACTTCCTGGACTACAACATGTCCATCGCGGTGTGGGTGGGCCTCATCGCGCTCATGGGCTTGGACGCCGAAACCGGCGTCTTCATGCTCCTCTTCCTGGACCTGTCCCACGATGAGGCCAAGGAAGCCGGCAAGCTCAACACCAAGGCCGATCTCGTGGAGGCCATCATCCATGGCGCCGTGAAGCGCATCCGCCCCAAGGCCATGACCGTCTTCGCAGCCTTCATCGGACTGCTCCCCATCATGTGGAGCACGGGCACCGGTGCGGATCTCATGAAGCGAATCGCCGCGCCCATGGTGGGAGGCCTGGCCACCAGCTTCATCCTCGAACTGCTCGTCTATCCAGCGGTGTACTACCTCTGGAAAAACGCGAGGTGGTGGATGGACCAATCACCCCCGATTCCGCGCCTGAACTTGGCTTGGCAATCACATGACTCCCCGGGGCCGCGATGCTTCCATTCCTAA
- a CDS encoding efflux RND transporter periplasmic adaptor subunit → MNDEINEVTPKRSWKLRTLGLVALGLAAGVGGTLLIRPGSPKPGAPTDQAQTKQMYQCPMHPQIIMDHPGDCPICGMKLVPMEGSGDTKPSNTPGKISFYRSPMNPSMTSPTPRKDEMGMDYVPVYEAELKGEGPKVEDHATVTIDHERQQLIGLNTAKVKEGMVSGEVRTTVRLAVDETRVRKINVKVEGFVEKLFVDFVGKPVAKGQPLFSLYSPEFVSSQREFLLALKTQKALAGGSLTSSGTDLLEAAKHRLTLWDVPQETIDRLEQTGEVQRALTLRSPISGVVTVKNVVEGARITPADIPLEITDLGRVWALADIYQTEIGLAKVGLTATMTLGSFPGKTFTGRVVFIDPLLDPKTRTTKVRIEFPNPKGELKPELFGEVVLKGQGHKGILVPLDAVLDAGIQKVVFVALGDGKFEPREVTTGTKVGEQVEILSGVKAGDEVVTRANFLVDSESRLRAALAHLSQKASSSSASPSAPADGHKH, encoded by the coding sequence ATGAATGACGAGATAAACGAAGTTACGCCCAAGCGCTCCTGGAAACTCCGGACCCTTGGCCTGGTCGCCCTTGGACTGGCCGCGGGCGTGGGAGGAACCCTCCTCATAAGGCCTGGCTCACCTAAACCCGGAGCCCCCACGGACCAGGCGCAAACGAAGCAGATGTACCAGTGCCCGATGCATCCGCAGATCATCATGGACCATCCCGGGGATTGCCCCATCTGCGGCATGAAGCTGGTGCCCATGGAAGGCAGTGGGGACACCAAACCTTCCAACACCCCGGGCAAGATCTCCTTCTACCGCTCGCCGATGAACCCTTCCATGACTTCTCCCACGCCCAGGAAGGATGAGATGGGTATGGATTACGTGCCGGTCTACGAGGCGGAACTCAAGGGTGAAGGACCCAAGGTCGAGGACCATGCAACGGTCACCATCGACCACGAACGGCAACAGCTCATCGGCCTGAACACGGCCAAGGTCAAGGAAGGCATGGTGAGCGGCGAGGTCCGCACCACCGTCCGGCTGGCCGTGGACGAAACCCGCGTCCGCAAGATCAACGTCAAGGTCGAAGGTTTCGTCGAGAAACTCTTCGTGGACTTCGTCGGGAAGCCCGTGGCCAAGGGCCAACCGCTCTTCAGCCTCTACAGCCCGGAGTTCGTGAGTTCCCAGAGGGAATTCCTCTTGGCGCTCAAGACCCAGAAGGCTCTGGCGGGGGGATCTTTGACCTCTAGTGGGACCGACCTGCTGGAGGCGGCCAAACACCGCCTCACCCTGTGGGATGTTCCGCAAGAGACGATCGATCGCCTTGAGCAGACCGGGGAAGTCCAACGGGCCCTCACCCTGCGGTCCCCCATCTCGGGCGTGGTCACGGTCAAGAACGTCGTGGAAGGAGCCCGCATCACACCCGCGGACATACCCCTGGAGATCACGGACCTGGGCCGGGTATGGGCTCTCGCGGACATTTACCAGACCGAAATCGGGCTCGCCAAGGTCGGCCTGACCGCCACGATGACCTTGGGGTCGTTCCCTGGCAAGACTTTCACCGGTCGGGTTGTATTCATCGATCCGCTCCTGGATCCGAAGACGCGCACCACCAAGGTCCGCATTGAGTTCCCGAATCCGAAGGGGGAGTTGAAGCCTGAACTCTTCGGAGAAGTCGTGCTGAAGGGACAGGGCCACAAAGGCATTCTTGTGCCTCTGGATGCAGTCCTCGATGCCGGGATCCAGAAGGTCGTGTTCGTCGCGCTGGGGGACGGAAAGTTCGAACCCCGCGAGGTCACCACGGGTACCAAGGTTGGAGAACAGGTTGAGATCCTGTCGGGTGTGAAGGCGGGGGATGAAGTGGTCACCCGCGCCAACTTCCTGGTGGATTCCGAATCCCGCCTAAGGGCTGCCCTGGCGCACCTCAGCCAAAAGGCGAGCTCCTCATCCGCATCCCCATCCGCGCCTGCGGATGGGCACAAGCATTAA
- a CDS encoding TolC family protein: MRTFLCLALGLMPMVGRAQAQEPAAPSRQEPAAAEDPVLKSLISESLDRNPDLAKSNALVEADRERIPQAKALPDPSLSLGIQNDSFKSIQVGKMETSFYQVMLTQPLPWPGKRGLRGEVAGLGADISKVAVERTRLSLQADVKRAYFGLLLVRGQIRLLEDQAIFLKNALAITQARYEVGQGAQADLLRAQLELNRLSQTRFSLQAEERVFLAALNRLRGSTEDSPIPTTASLEKMQFQATPVEGMLAQAEAQSPELQAARLGVKQAERSLDLAKRDRYPDFAVSGAVMPRGALEPMWSVGFSISLPVWSKQKQQRAVAEQDWRRKSQGSEATSVRNILNQRIRERFAQFDSALGTIRIYRDGLLVQSEATFQATLAQYETGRAPFLSVLETLNGWVSDRGGLLQAIAQAEAIQIAVEEINLSGTPAISAQGLAAGSIGMGGAPGGSAMGTPAPSKSGATAAMGDSGAPSKSM; encoded by the coding sequence ATGCGCACATTCCTGTGCCTGGCCTTGGGTCTCATGCCGATGGTCGGCAGGGCCCAAGCCCAGGAGCCAGCCGCCCCGTCCCGCCAGGAACCGGCAGCGGCGGAGGACCCCGTCCTCAAATCCCTTATCAGTGAATCCCTCGACCGCAACCCCGATCTTGCCAAGTCCAATGCTTTGGTGGAAGCCGATCGCGAACGCATTCCTCAGGCAAAGGCGCTTCCCGATCCAAGCCTCTCCCTGGGCATCCAAAACGACAGTTTCAAGAGCATCCAGGTCGGGAAGATGGAGACATCCTTCTACCAGGTAATGCTCACCCAGCCGCTGCCGTGGCCGGGCAAGCGAGGCCTGCGTGGGGAAGTCGCCGGGCTCGGTGCGGACATCTCGAAGGTAGCGGTCGAGCGAACCCGATTAAGCCTGCAAGCGGATGTCAAACGCGCCTATTTCGGCTTGCTATTGGTGCGCGGCCAAATCAGGCTTCTGGAGGATCAGGCGATCTTCCTTAAGAATGCCCTGGCTATCACCCAGGCGCGTTATGAGGTCGGGCAGGGGGCGCAAGCGGATCTGCTTCGGGCCCAGCTCGAACTGAACCGCCTCAGCCAAACGCGCTTCTCCCTGCAGGCAGAGGAACGAGTTTTCTTGGCGGCGCTCAATCGCCTTCGTGGATCGACGGAAGATTCGCCCATCCCCACTACAGCGTCGCTTGAGAAGATGCAATTTCAGGCCACGCCCGTCGAAGGAATGCTTGCCCAAGCCGAGGCGCAAAGCCCCGAACTTCAGGCCGCGCGCCTCGGTGTGAAACAGGCCGAGCGTAGTCTGGATCTGGCAAAACGGGACCGCTATCCGGATTTCGCAGTGAGCGGTGCCGTCATGCCCCGGGGCGCCCTTGAGCCCATGTGGTCGGTCGGCTTCTCGATTTCCCTCCCGGTCTGGTCGAAACAGAAACAGCAGCGGGCCGTGGCTGAGCAGGATTGGCGCCGCAAGTCTCAAGGTTCCGAAGCCACAAGCGTGCGGAATATCTTGAACCAGCGCATCCGCGAACGTTTCGCACAGTTCGACTCCGCCTTGGGAACCATCCGGATCTACCGGGATGGGCTGCTGGTGCAGAGCGAGGCCACCTTTCAAGCCACCCTCGCCCAGTATGAGACGGGCCGCGCCCCCTTCCTGAGCGTGTTGGAAACGCTCAATGGCTGGGTATCGGACCGCGGGGGACTCCTGCAGGCTATAGCCCAAGCGGAAGCGATCCAGATCGCCGTTGAGGAAATCAACCTTTCGGGGACACCCGCCATCAGCGCCCAAGGCCTTGCCGCGGGTTCCATTGGAATGGGGGGCGCTCCCGGTGGATCCGCCATGGGCACACCCGCGCCCTCGAAGTCCGGCGCCACCGCTGCCATGGGCGACAGTGGCGCTCCTTCGAAATCCATGTGA